TGCTTATATACAGCACCTGGGTCAGATCCACCATGACCAGGATCTATAACAATTCTCATCATTTTTCACCACTTTCAATAGATTATCACCCCTCACAAACAATATATTCCAATTTAAGAAGATTGCTTGTACATATATTAAGGTCCGGAACCAAAATAAAAAGGTTGACTGCATTATACAGCCAACCTGTTTTCAGAGATAATCATGGAATTAGTCATTTAACTATTCGGTTTTTCTTCGTCTTCCTCTTTTTCATCTATGTTAGGGTTGTTTTCCAATGGATCAATTGTATGTTTATAGGAATAACCCTTTGTAATTGCTGCCACGAAAAGAACCAAAACAACGATGATGATAAGAATAGAGACAAGTAATACTTTGAACATCTTGTACATCCCGTCCTTCCACTTATCACTTTACCATAGAATGCAGCGTGACAGCAGTAAAAAGCTGACGTATTCTAAACAGAATCATTGTTTTCCATAAGTTGTGGTAATCCCCCAATAATCATCTGCGGTATTTTCATTCATAACCACATCGAGGTCATGGAAAATCCGGTGGGTAATAAACAGTTCCTTGGTGGAGTTGGTCTTTAAAGCTGCTTCTATTCCTTTTGCAGCACGCTCCATATCCGTCGCTAAGGTACCTGTTGTTTCAGGTAAAAGGATTGTATTGATGTATTGAAGTTGTGACTGAAGTTCTTCCTCTTTGCTATCCGGATCGAACGTCCTCCAACCTCCCCACCCGAGCAACTCATTGAAATAAGCATGCATTTTGGCTACTTCTCTTGAAAACTCCTCTTCCTTTCCATTCACAAAAATAGTATCATCAGCAACGACTCTGACCTCCCCATTACTTTTCGCATCAGCTAGAGTAACAGACTCATCATTTGCCTTCTTTAACATCTGCATACCTGCCCATCCTCCAATTGCAACTATAAAGATCACGATCACTGATATGATCATAACCAACTTTGATGGTCGTCTTATGCTCATCGTAACAACCTCCCAGTTCGGAATTTACCTCTCCCTTTCGTAATGGATTTTCCTGAATTTGGTGTATATGACAACCAAATCAGACACTTGTATTTTAAACGTAATCCCTTTGTAATTGCACTATTATTGTCATGTCATAATGTCCTTGTAGAATGTGCAATTGGGACGCAAAAAAACCGTCTCTCTAACTTCAAAGGAGGGGAAACTTCTATATGTTCAAAAAGGTAGCATTGACTGCCGCGGTAGCAGGATCAGCTTTACTTGCACCAGCAGCAACACAGGCGGCAGATTTAGAAACGCCACTAAAGAAGAATATGTGGCATGATGATATCCATACAGTTCAACAGGATCTGAAAGAACTAGGTTTTTTCGATTATGATAAAACAACCGGTTACTACGGTGATATTACGCATAAAGGTGTGAAAGGGTTCCAGCAGGAGTATGGTCTTGAACCTACAGGAACGATCGATCAAGAAACCGCCGATGTATTGAAAGAAGCAACAGAAATAATCGAACGTGGTGACCGCGGTAAAGCCGTTGAACACTTGCAAGAACATCTAACTGAATTGAAGCACTATGACTATAAAGTTGATGGCATTTTCGGACCATTGACTGAAAAAGCTGTCACAGAATATCAAGAAAAGAATGATCTCCAAGTGGACGGCATTGCAGGTCCTCAAACAAAAACAGCCCTATTTGAATTGAAACAAGCCGCACAACAAGATACTGAAATTGCAGCTGCTGAAAAAGAAACTACTGATACAAATGACAGCGGACAAGCATCTGCTGACGATGAAGAACAAAAAACACTCACGATGGAAGCGACAGCCTATACAGCAAACTGTGATGGTTGCTCTGGTGTGACAGCTACAGGAATCGACTTGAATGCGAACCCGGATCAAAAGGTCGTTGCTGTTGATCCTGACGTCATCCCTCTTGGAACTGAGGTTTACGTTGAAGGATACGGTCGTGCTGTAGCAGGAGATACAGGTGGAGCAATCGACGGTAACAAGATCGATTTATACATGCAATCTGACGAAGATGCAACAAACTTCGGAAAACAACAAGTTGAAGTTACCATCTTGGATTAGTATGGATGAAGAGTTGGCCTAAATGCAGGTCAACTCTTTTTCTGTTTAGAAGCTGTATTCAGATATTGCCACATATAGAAAGTGATATAACTTTCCCAGGGAGTCCAGTTTTCTTTCTCTGCCAACATGCGTATTTCCTCTGTTTGCGGCTGCAAATCCAATTTATAAATCGACCTCACCGCATTTCGCAGACCGATATCTG
The DNA window shown above is from Alkalihalobacillus sp. TS-13 and carries:
- a CDS encoding peptidoglycan-binding protein, producing the protein MFKKVALTAAVAGSALLAPAATQAADLETPLKKNMWHDDIHTVQQDLKELGFFDYDKTTGYYGDITHKGVKGFQQEYGLEPTGTIDQETADVLKEATEIIERGDRGKAVEHLQEHLTELKHYDYKVDGIFGPLTEKAVTEYQEKNDLQVDGIAGPQTKTALFELKQAAQQDTEIAAAEKETTDTNDSGQASADDEEQKTLTMEATAYTANCDGCSGVTATGIDLNANPDQKVVAVDPDVIPLGTEVYVEGYGRAVAGDTGGAIDGNKIDLYMQSDEDATNFGKQQVEVTILD
- the ytzI gene encoding YtzI protein, with protein sequence MFKVLLVSILIIIVVLVLFVAAITKGYSYKHTIDPLENNPNIDEKEEDEEKPNS